A window from Gasterosteus aculeatus chromosome 14, fGasAcu3.hap1.1, whole genome shotgun sequence encodes these proteins:
- the mpx gene encoding eosinophil peroxidase isoform X2, which translates to MLFAALLVLGVCLVPAHSTPTGVHLGTSLLDQCFKDAKEIVDDAYKYSREESLRRVRREVVRPHDALRLLKQPHGDTRSAVRSADYMSQTLRLLHERSHHVHKRSLNATDLLSPEDLMRLAEITGCAAQVRVPSCRTTQNLNKYRTAGSLCNNLNAPRRGASNTPFTRWLPSEYEDGIFLPKGWTLKQKVNNFVLPLVRLVSNNILSTTDAGVVNDTEYTHLVTLFGQWNDHDLTFTPFSPSIRSFSSGINCDDSCERTEPCVPIAIPPGDPRLPTGPESCIPAFRSAQICGTGTSAYNFGGVPNKREQINTLTAFLDLGQVYGSNEKLAMTLRDLESDDGLLRVNTQFRDNRRELLPSSPVKANMCATRKRITNDTSAEEVPCFLAGDGRVDENIALTSIHTLFMREHNRLARALKRINPQWDSETLYQEARKINGAYTQVFVFRDYLPHIVGDEAMLRQLGRYPGYDSNVDPSIANVFATAAYRFAHLAIQPFLARLDERYNESPRFPSVPLFKAFFTPWRIVYEGGIDPLLRGLIHRPAKLNTQDHMMVNALRERLFQFVMHLALDLGSLNMERGRDHGLPGYNAWRRFCGLSQPKNEAELAQVMNNRDLARRLLQLYGTADNIDIWMGGVAEPFVRGGRVGPLFSCLIATQFQRIRQGDRLWHENEGVFTTAQRAALARVSFSKVICDNTGITSVPTDPFRVTSDSNRLVPCSSLPSLNLAAWRERSCTGPGGSCKVGDSETVNKVPEEAQLDPQALKALLDNKVQ; encoded by the exons ATGCTTTTTGCTGCGCTTCTTGTGCTGGGCGTCTGCCTGGTTCCTGCCCATTCCACTCCCACAG gAGTGCATCTCGGCACCTCTCTCCTTGATCAGTGTTTTAAGGACGCAAAGGAAATCGTCGATGACGCATACAAGTACTCCCGAGAAGA GAGTCTGAGACGAGTCCGCAGGGAGGTGGTGCGTCCTCACGATGCTCTCCGTCTCCTGAAGCAGCCCCACGGTGACACGCGCTCGGCTGTGCGATCCGCAGATTACATGTCGCAAACCCTGCGTCTGCTGCACGAGCGGAGCCATCACGTGCACAAGCGCTCACTCAATGCAACTG ATTTGCTCTCCCCGGAGGATCTGATGAGGCTCGCTGAAATCACTGGATGTGCAGCGCAAGTCCGAGTTCCATCTTGCCGCACCACACAGAACCTCAACAAGTATCGCACCGCCGGCAGCCTCTGCAACAACTT AAATGCGCCTCGCCGCGGAGCCTCAAACACCCCCTTTACCCGCTGGCTACCTTCAGAGTATGAAGATGGCATCTTTCTGCCAAAAGGTTGGACCCTAAAACAAAAGGTCAACAACTTCGTGCTCCCACTG GTACGACTGGTGTCCAACAACATCCTGAGCACAACCGATGCAGGCGTCGTCAACGACACCGAATACACTCACTTGGTGACCCTGTTCGGTCAGTGGAACGACCACGATCTCACCTTCACGCCCTTCTCCCCCAGCATCCGCTCCTTCAGCAGCGGGATCAACTGCGACGACAGCTGTGAGCGGACCGAGCCGTGCGTCCCCATTGCG ATTCCTCCCGGGGACCCCCGCTTGCCCACTGGCCCGGAAAGCTGCATCCCTGCGTTCAGATCCGCCCAGATTTGCGGGACTGGAACCTCCGCCTACAATTTTGGTGGAGTGCCCAACAAAAGGGAGCAGATCAACACCCTAACGGCCTTCCTGGACCTCGGCCAGGTGTATGGCTCAAATGAGAAGCTTGCCATGACGCTGCGCGACCTCGAAAGCGACGACGGCCTCCTGCGCGTCAACACGCAGTTCAGAGACAACAGGCGCGAGCTTCTGCCCTCCAGCCCAGTCAAGGCCAACATGTGTGCCACTCGCAAAAGAATCACCAACGACACAAGCGCAGAGGAGGTGCCCTGTTTCCTTGCAG GTGATGGCCGCGTGGACGAGAACATCGCACTGAcatccattcacacactgtttaTGCGCGAGCACAACCGCCTCGCTCGTGCACTGAAGAGAATCAATCCACAATGGGACAGTGAGACACTCTACCAAGAGGCTCGCAAGATCAACGGCGCCTATACGCAG GTGTTTGTGTTCAGGGACTACCTGCCTCACATTGTGGGTGACGAAGCAATGCTCAGGCAGCTCGGCCGTTACCCCGGCTATGACTCCAACGTGGACCCCAGCATCGCCAACGTCTTTGCCACCGCGGCTTACCGCTTCGCCCATTTGGCCATCCAGCCGTTCTTGGCCCGTCTGGATGAGAGGTACAATGAGAGCCCTCGTTTCCCCAGTGTCCCCTTGTTCAAGGCCTTCTTCACACCCTGGAGGATCGTCTACGAGG GTGGCATCGACCCGCTGCTCCGTGGTCTGATCCACCGTCCTGCTAAACTGAACACTCAGGATCACATGATGGTGAACGCCCTCAGGGAGAGGCTGTTCCAGTTTGTTATGCATCTGGCTTTGGACCTGGGCTCTCTCAACATGGAGAGGGGACGGGACCACGGCTTGCCTG GCTACAACGCATGGCGCAGGTTCTGCGGCCTGTCTCAGCCGAAGAATGAGGCGGAGCTCGCTCAGGTCATGAACAACAGAGACCTGGCTCGCAGGCTGCTTCAGCTCTACGGCACGGCTGACAACATCGACATCTGGATGGGTGGAGTCGCCGAACCGTTTGTCCGTGGTGGCCGCGTGGGGCCGCTGTTCTCTTGCCTCATCGCAACACAGTTCCAAAGGATCCGTCAGGGTGACAG GCTGTGGCACGAGAACGAGGGCGTCTTCACCACAGCTCAGAGAGCTGCTCTGGCCAGGGTCTCCTTTTCCAAGGTCATCTGTGACAACACTGGCATCACCTCAGTTCCCACCGACCCCTTTAGAGTCACCTCTGACAGTAACCGGCTCGTCCCCTGCTCCAGTCTCCCAAGCCTGAACCTTGCAGCATGGAGAGAAAGATCATGCACAG GCCCGGGTGGTAGCTGTAAAGTCGGTGACTCAGAG ACTGTGAACAAAGTACCAGAGGAGGCCCAGCTGGACCCCCAGGCCCTCAAGGCCCTCCTGGACAACAAG GTCCAATAG
- the mpx gene encoding eosinophil peroxidase isoform X1, with protein MLFAALLVLGVCLVPAHSTPTGVHLGTSLLDQCFKDAKEIVDDAYKYSREESLRRVRREVVRPHDALRLLKQPHGDTRSAVRSADYMSQTLRLLHERSHHVHKRSLNATDLLSPEDLMRLAEITGCAAQVRVPSCRTTQNLNKYRTAGSLCNNLNAPRRGASNTPFTRWLPSEYEDGIFLPKGWTLKQKVNNFVLPLVRLVSNNILSTTDAGVVNDTEYTHLVTLFGQWNDHDLTFTPFSPSIRSFSSGINCDDSCERTEPCVPIAIPPGDPRLPTGPESCIPAFRSAQICGTGTSAYNFGGVPNKREQINTLTAFLDLGQVYGSNEKLAMTLRDLESDDGLLRVNTQFRDNRRELLPSSPVKANMCATRKRITNDTSAEEVPCFLAGDGRVDENIALTSIHTLFMREHNRLARALKRINPQWDSETLYQEARKINGAYTQVFVFRDYLPHIVGDEAMLRQLGRYPGYDSNVDPSIANVFATAAYRFAHLAIQPFLARLDERYNESPRFPSVPLFKAFFTPWRIVYEGGIDPLLRGLIHRPAKLNTQDHMMVNALRERLFQFVMHLALDLGSLNMERGRDHGLPGYNAWRRFCGLSQPKNEAELAQVMNNRDLARRLLQLYGTADNIDIWMGGVAEPFVRGGRVGPLFSCLIATQFQRIRQGDRLWHENEGVFTTAQRAALARVSFSKVICDNTGITSVPTDPFRVTSDSNRLVPCSSLPSLNLAAWRERSCTDCEQSTRGGPAGPPGPQGPPGQQGPIGPRGFPGKMIINPNATQLQSAFSVRLGEYSPSANKMITFHEVIYNKQNLYSPTTGRFTCLIPGVYQFNFLIISSVSVGDVDLMVNTKMVLRGFKVFQGGNHLSSGDTVLELKAGDSVWLEASKGTVGLSTSSYISGHLVFAE; from the exons ATGCTTTTTGCTGCGCTTCTTGTGCTGGGCGTCTGCCTGGTTCCTGCCCATTCCACTCCCACAG gAGTGCATCTCGGCACCTCTCTCCTTGATCAGTGTTTTAAGGACGCAAAGGAAATCGTCGATGACGCATACAAGTACTCCCGAGAAGA GAGTCTGAGACGAGTCCGCAGGGAGGTGGTGCGTCCTCACGATGCTCTCCGTCTCCTGAAGCAGCCCCACGGTGACACGCGCTCGGCTGTGCGATCCGCAGATTACATGTCGCAAACCCTGCGTCTGCTGCACGAGCGGAGCCATCACGTGCACAAGCGCTCACTCAATGCAACTG ATTTGCTCTCCCCGGAGGATCTGATGAGGCTCGCTGAAATCACTGGATGTGCAGCGCAAGTCCGAGTTCCATCTTGCCGCACCACACAGAACCTCAACAAGTATCGCACCGCCGGCAGCCTCTGCAACAACTT AAATGCGCCTCGCCGCGGAGCCTCAAACACCCCCTTTACCCGCTGGCTACCTTCAGAGTATGAAGATGGCATCTTTCTGCCAAAAGGTTGGACCCTAAAACAAAAGGTCAACAACTTCGTGCTCCCACTG GTACGACTGGTGTCCAACAACATCCTGAGCACAACCGATGCAGGCGTCGTCAACGACACCGAATACACTCACTTGGTGACCCTGTTCGGTCAGTGGAACGACCACGATCTCACCTTCACGCCCTTCTCCCCCAGCATCCGCTCCTTCAGCAGCGGGATCAACTGCGACGACAGCTGTGAGCGGACCGAGCCGTGCGTCCCCATTGCG ATTCCTCCCGGGGACCCCCGCTTGCCCACTGGCCCGGAAAGCTGCATCCCTGCGTTCAGATCCGCCCAGATTTGCGGGACTGGAACCTCCGCCTACAATTTTGGTGGAGTGCCCAACAAAAGGGAGCAGATCAACACCCTAACGGCCTTCCTGGACCTCGGCCAGGTGTATGGCTCAAATGAGAAGCTTGCCATGACGCTGCGCGACCTCGAAAGCGACGACGGCCTCCTGCGCGTCAACACGCAGTTCAGAGACAACAGGCGCGAGCTTCTGCCCTCCAGCCCAGTCAAGGCCAACATGTGTGCCACTCGCAAAAGAATCACCAACGACACAAGCGCAGAGGAGGTGCCCTGTTTCCTTGCAG GTGATGGCCGCGTGGACGAGAACATCGCACTGAcatccattcacacactgtttaTGCGCGAGCACAACCGCCTCGCTCGTGCACTGAAGAGAATCAATCCACAATGGGACAGTGAGACACTCTACCAAGAGGCTCGCAAGATCAACGGCGCCTATACGCAG GTGTTTGTGTTCAGGGACTACCTGCCTCACATTGTGGGTGACGAAGCAATGCTCAGGCAGCTCGGCCGTTACCCCGGCTATGACTCCAACGTGGACCCCAGCATCGCCAACGTCTTTGCCACCGCGGCTTACCGCTTCGCCCATTTGGCCATCCAGCCGTTCTTGGCCCGTCTGGATGAGAGGTACAATGAGAGCCCTCGTTTCCCCAGTGTCCCCTTGTTCAAGGCCTTCTTCACACCCTGGAGGATCGTCTACGAGG GTGGCATCGACCCGCTGCTCCGTGGTCTGATCCACCGTCCTGCTAAACTGAACACTCAGGATCACATGATGGTGAACGCCCTCAGGGAGAGGCTGTTCCAGTTTGTTATGCATCTGGCTTTGGACCTGGGCTCTCTCAACATGGAGAGGGGACGGGACCACGGCTTGCCTG GCTACAACGCATGGCGCAGGTTCTGCGGCCTGTCTCAGCCGAAGAATGAGGCGGAGCTCGCTCAGGTCATGAACAACAGAGACCTGGCTCGCAGGCTGCTTCAGCTCTACGGCACGGCTGACAACATCGACATCTGGATGGGTGGAGTCGCCGAACCGTTTGTCCGTGGTGGCCGCGTGGGGCCGCTGTTCTCTTGCCTCATCGCAACACAGTTCCAAAGGATCCGTCAGGGTGACAG GCTGTGGCACGAGAACGAGGGCGTCTTCACCACAGCTCAGAGAGCTGCTCTGGCCAGGGTCTCCTTTTCCAAGGTCATCTGTGACAACACTGGCATCACCTCAGTTCCCACCGACCCCTTTAGAGTCACCTCTGACAGTAACCGGCTCGTCCCCTGCTCCAGTCTCCCAAGCCTGAACCTTGCAGCATGGAGAGAAAGATCATGCACAG ACTGTGAACAAAGTACCAGAGGAGGCCCAGCTGGACCCCCAGGCCCTCAAGGCCCTCCTGGACAACAAG GTCCAATAGGACCCCGAGGCTTTCCTGGGAAGATGATAATCAATCCCAATGCTACACAACTGCAATCTGCCTTCTCTGTCCGTCTGGGCGAGTACAGCCCATCCGCAAATAAAATGATTACTTTCCATGAAGTGATCTACAACAAACAGAACCTCTACAGCCCAACAACGGGCCGGTTTACGTGCCTCATCCCCGGGGTCTATCAGTTCAACTTTCTTATCATATCCTCGGTCAGTGTGGGTGACGTGGACCTGATGGTCAACACAAAGATGGTGCTGCGCGGTTTCAAGGTTTTCCAGGGAGGTAACCACTTGTCGTCAGGTGACACGGTGCTCGAGCTGAAGGCGGGGGACAGCGTGTGGCTAGAGGCCAGCAAGGGAACAGTCGGCCTGAGCACCAGTAGCTACATCTCAGGACACCTGGTCTTTGCCGAGTGA
- the loxa gene encoding protein-lysine 6-oxidase, giving the protein MGLRVIGTPLYAYACVYSFVFLLQAVQSQTNPGTQQGTKQIASLRQTLQWSHNGNVFSILSQGAQYQPPRRRGASQQQVQARPVTIIRDGDARHPDTPGDAVAQRQQEQQQQQPPPRPGSEPQKPRGLPSPLQRLVRGHEHRQHRDERLGARAGTQGSSNGTQEKVTVSPPLPRRDDMMVGDDPYDPYKSTDGDNPYYNHYDVYERPSRRSRPGYGTSYHQYGLPDLVPDAYYIQASAYVQRVPMYSLRCAAEENCLSSSAYSSSIRDYDTRMLLRFPQRVKNQGTADFLPSRPRYTWEWHSCHQHFHSMDEFSHYELLDASSQHSVAEGHKASFCLEDTSCDYGYYRRFACTSHTQGLSPGCYDTYNADIDCQWIDITDVKPGDYILKISVNPNYHVPESDYSNNVVRCNVQYTGNYASVSGCHMSSY; this is encoded by the exons ATGGGATTACGCGTAATTGGCACTCCGCTTTACGCGTATGCGTGCGtctattcttttgttttcctcttgcaGGCTGTACAATCTCAGACAAATCCCGGCACCCAACAAGGAACTAAGCAAATAGCATCTCTCCGGCAGACGCTGCAGTGGTCACACAACGGCAATGTGTTTAGCATTTTAAGCCAGGGCGCGCAGTATCAGCCCCCGCGGCGCAGGGGCGCATCTCAGCAGCAAGTGCAGGCGCGACCTGTCACCATCATTCGCGATGGAGACGCGAGGCACCCGGACACTCCAGGCGACGCGGTGGCCCAGCGGCagcaagagcagcagcagcagcagcctcctccccgGCCGGGGTCCGAGCCGCAGAAGCCCCGCGGGCTCCCGTCCCCGCTCCAGCGGCTCGTGAGAGGCCACGAGCACCGCCAGCATCGCGACGAGCGTCTCGGCGCGCGCGCGGGGACGCAGGGCAGCAGCAATGGGACCCAGGAGAAGGTCACCGTCAGTCCGCCTCTGCCCCGGAGAGACGACATGATGGTCGGCGACGATCCCTACGACCCGTATAAGTCCACTGATGGAGATAACCCGTATTACAATCATTACGACGTCTACGAAAGACCGAGCAGGCGATCGAGACCCGGATACGGCACAAGTTATCACCAGTATG gtcTGCCTGATCTGGTACCTGACGCATACTACATTCAAGCCTCTGCTTATGTCCAGAGAGTCCCAATGTACAGCCTGAGATGTGCAGCTGAGGAGAACTGTTTGTCAAG CTCAGCATATTCATCCAGCATTCGAGACTATGACACGCGCATGCTGCTGAGGTTCCCTCAGCGAGTAAAGAACCAAGGGACGGCAGACTTCCTGCCCAGCAGGCCACGTTACACCTGGGAGTGGCACAGCTGTCACCA GCACTTCCACAGCATGGATGAGTTCAGCCACTACGAACTGCTGGACGCCTCCTCGCAGCACTCGGTGGCCGAAGGCCACAAAGCCAGCTTCTGCCTGGAGGACACTTCCTGCGACTACGGCTACTACAGGCGATTTGCCTGCACCTCACACACCCAG GGCTTGAGCCCAGGATGTTATGATACCTACAACGCGGACATCGACTGCCAGTGGATCGACATCACAGATGTGAAACCTGGAGACTATATCCTCAAG ATCAGCGTAAATCCAAATTATCACGTCCCAGAATCAGACTACAGCAACAATGTTGTGCGCTGTAACGTTCAGTACACTGGCAACTACGCCTCCGTGTCCGGTTGTCACATGTCATC gtATTAG
- the snx24 gene encoding sorting nexin-24 produces MHPVRVSIPSFRSENNSMEKGFTVFRIDVLVNGRQHAVEKRYSEFHALHKMLKKSIKPPEMPSKHVRNWVPKVVEQRRQGLELYLQSIIMENGVLPKIFLDFLNIRHFPSVPKTESCGSFDTESEESSKLSHQPVLLFLRDPYLLPTAHDAFSNVVIEGVVHGVFYPDLQPR; encoded by the exons ATGCACCCGGTCAGAGTATCGATCCCTTCGTTTCGTTCGGAAAACAACTCCATGGAGAAAGGATTCACG GTCTTCAGAATTGACGTGCTGGTGAATGGCCGACAACACGCCGTCGAGAAACGCTACAGTGAATTCCACGCGTTGCATAAAATG TTAAAGAAGAGCATAAAGCCGCCCGAGATGCCTTCTAAACATGTTAGAAACTGGGTTCCCAAAGtggtggagcagaggaggcAAGGCCTGGAGCTCTACCTGCAG tcTATAATTATGGAAAATGGAGTTCTTCCAAAGATATTCTTGGATTTCCTCAATATCCGCCATTTTCCTTCAGTGCCGAAAACAGAAAGCTGTGG GTCGTTTGATACAGAATCGGAGGAATCGAG TAAACTTTCACACCAGCCAGTCCTGCTGTTTCTGAGAGACCCCTACCTGCTGCCAACCGCTCACG atgcattttcaaatgttgtgaTTGAAGGTGTGGTACATGGAGTTTTCTACCCAGATCTCCAACCAAGGTAG